In the genome of Microcoleus vaginatus PCC 9802, the window TACCAGTTGGCTAAAGACAATTTACAGGCTATTTCTATAAATACCGTGAATAAATCATTTTTTTCAAGGCAAGACTTAATGATCTCCTTGGCATTCGGCCATAAGGATTCATCAAGAACACTCCAATCTTCAACTGGTTCAATCAAATTATAAATAGTCGCTTTAACCGCATAATAATATTGCACCATGTTTGGATCAACTTTTTTCAAGCCGGGGATAATCTTATCAATTTTTTCTGATAATTCTTTTAACGAATCAGTCCCCCAAAAACACATGAACAAAAAATTGATTGCACAATATCCTGCCCATTGATAGGCACCGTTTTCTACGCCGCTATAATAACCTCTCATTAAATGCTCTTTAGAGCGATCGAGAGGTTCAGTGTAATGGGAAACAAATCCTCCCCACATATTTAAAATTAATGCTTCATAACGCTTCATTTGATACTGGTCATCGTTCAATCTCAAGGCTAAATTTCCAAATTTATAGGCGGTTTCAAAATCTTGTGCTACAAAGGCCAGTGTTAACGAATAATAGATATACCCAACTGAAGAGTGAGGACTGTTCCCATAGGTGAGCGATAGCTCAATCATTTTTATGCCTAGGATGAACAGCAATCTAGACCCTAAAAAGTAAGCTGGAGGTACACATTCTCTGAGGAGTACCATAGCAGCAAGTTTTTCAGGGTCTTGCATTTCAGGAAGGTCTATAAAATTTTCAATTTTCCGGGCAGCGATTGTCTCATTAGCCTGATTCACTTCTGCGATAAGTTCATCTTCTTCAGGAAAAGCTTTCAACTTGATTCCCAATAGTTCGAGGGTCTGTACTCCCAGATATAAGGAGGATTCCAAATCATTTTTCATTCGATATAACGTCACTTTATATTCATTGACTTTACATCGATCCAACAAATTATCGATATGCTCAAGGGCTTCATCAAAAGTTAATAAAGCTTCGTCCCAACTAGCAGTTAAATATTCTATTTCACCTTTTTCAAGGTGATATGAAAATGTCCCCTGATAGTCTTCCTCCCAGCTATTAGGGGGTAAAAGTTTTATCCCGTTCGTTATATATATTAATGCGGGTTTATAGGCTGAAGATAATTTAGCTTTTCTTCCAGCGATTAGATTCAATCTAGCTAATTGTTCTTTTTCCCATTTATCACTGAGCAATGCTTGTCCTGTGTTCAGGTGATTGACTATATCAAAGATTCGTTCTTCTAACTCATGTTTTTCAAACTTATTCAACAGAAGGCGACCAATTTTTAAGTGAATTTCTTGTTTATGTTTTTCGTCAATTAGAGAGTAAGCTGCTTGCTGCACCCGGTCATGCAGGAATTTATAATTTTGAATTAACAGTTCTTCATCTAACTCGGATGTGGGCAAGATTAACCCGGATTGAACTGCTGCTGTTAGATCCTTAAAAACTTCCGCTGTAGATTTTTCACTGATGATAGAAAGGATGTTTAAATCGAAATCAGCACCTACACAAGCTGCTAATTGTAAAACTTGCTGTGTAACCAGAGGCAGTTTCTTTAACTTGCCAATCATCAACTCTACCACATTGTCAGTAATGCCCTGAGCTTCAATGGTTGAAATATCCCACTGCCAGCCGTGACGTTCAAAATAAAAAGTGATCAGGTTTTCGGCATATAGGGTTTTGAGAAACTCATAGACAAAGAAAGGATTGCCTCCAGTTTTATGCACTACCAACTCCGCCAAGGGTTTTACTGAAGATGTATCCCTGTGCAAAGTATCGGCAATTAACTGGTTAATATGCTGGCTATTTAAGGGAGTTAAGGTAATAAAGTTGACAGTTGCCCCCAGATTCCGTAGCCCCTCAAGAGTTATCATCAACGGATGAGTGGGGTTGACTTCGTTATCCCGATACGCCCCAATTAGAAATAGGTATTCTGTATCCGTATCCGTCATCATCAGTTCGATTAACTTGAGCGTTGCGGAGTCTGCCCACTGCAAATCGTCAAGAAAGATAACTAAAGGATGCTCTTTTGCACAAAATGCCCGAATGAAGTTTTGGAAAACCAGATTAAAGCGATTCTGGGACTCAGCGGGGCTTAATTCTGGCACGGGTGGTTGCTTGCCTATAATCAGTTCCACTTCCGGAATCACTTCAATAATCACTTGTCCATTGGAACCAAAAGCAGCCAGGAGTTTTTCTCGCCAAAGGTTTAGTTGTGCTTCGCTTTCGGTTAACAGTTGGCGCATCAATCCCTGAAAGGCACTGACAACAGCTAAGTAGGGAATATTGCGCTGAAATTGGTCAAATTTTCCGGAGATGAAATAGCCGCGCTTTTGAGTGATGGGTTTATGAACTTCTGCCACCAACACTGATTTACCGATGCCGGAATAACCGGCCACTAGCATCATTTCAGTTGTGCCTTGACTCACTCGGTCAAATGCTGTTAGGAAGGTTTTAACTTCTGACTCTCGTCCGTAAAGCTTTTGGGGAATTTGAAACTTGTCGGAAATATCCTTAGAACCGAGAGGGAAATCTGCTATAGTCCCATTAGCTTGTAACTGAAAGAGACATTCTTCTAAATCAGCTTTGAGTCCCCAGGCACTTTGATATCGTTCCTCTGCCGTTTTCGCCATCAGCTTCATGACAATATCCGAAATGGCTTTAGGACAAGGTTCTCCCCTTCTGCCTCTCTCCTCCTCTCCTCCTCCTAAAAGATGAGGGGGTATTGGCTGTTTGGCGATATGATAATGCACCAGTTCCAACGCATCGGTACTTTCAAAAGGTAACTGTCCCGTCAGTAGTGCGTAAAAGGTAACGCCGAGAGAGTAAAAGTCAGTCCGGTAATCTAAAGAACGATTCATTCGTCCCGTTTGCTCCGGTGACATATAGACTAAAGTGCCTTCTAAAACATTGGGATTTTTCAGCGTAGGATTTTCGCGGGTTAATTGAGTGGAGATACCAAAGTCGATGATTTTGATAATTTCTGTTTCTGGGTTAAAGACGATGTTGGCAGGATTAATATCTTTATGAATAATATTGGCGGCGTGAATCGCGCCCAATATCTCTGCTGTTTGGATGGCTAAGTTGAGGAATTTTGCTAGAGATAAGATATGCCCTGCATCTACAGAGTCCTTGAATAATTGCCTTAAGGATGATGCGCCAAAATCCTCTAAGATAATGACCAGAGTTCTTTGATAAGTTTCTAAGGCATAAGCTTTAACCACACCCTCTATGTTCAGATTGCGAGTGATTTCATATTCCTGCTTATATCGAGTTAGTTCAGAGGGGGTGGGATAGTCTTGTTTCAGAACTTTGAGAATTACTGCTTTGTGGTCTTGTTCTCGAATCCCTCGATAGACAACAGAATTGTCACTTTCATAGATTTGGGCTAAAACTTTAATTCCAGGGAATCTAATCATGTTGGGATCTCCAGTTTTGGCAGTTATGAACGTTACGGGCGATGGTCAATGACTGCTGATGGTACTCGATCGCCTTGACCGAGTTGCCCAGGGAAGTGTAAACATTTCGCAGATTACCCAATGCTGCCCCCTCACCTTAGCGGTCTTTAATCTCTCGCTAGATAATCAAGGTCTGTTGACAAGACTCAAGGCTTCTTGAAATTGACTTGTCTGACCCTACTGAATTCGCTCCAACAACTTAGTATCGCAGCCAACAGGCTAGTATTTTTTCTAATATTCATCTAAGGATAGCCGAGACGCTTGCAGATAGTATTGAGACTGACTCCTTCATTAACCAGTTCGGTCGCGTGTGCGTGTCTGTGTTCATGGATGGTACAGCTTAGGCCTGCCTTGGCACAATAACCAACCCACTTTTCCTGAACCGATCGCTCACGTAATAAGCCACCCCTTCCATTCTTTTGAAGCTAGATGCCAAGTCCCATGAGATTTCTGCCATCCCCAAAGTGCGGGAGATGCTAGAGATGCTGGCCGGGTTGAAGGATGAAGCCCGACACTCATCACTGCTTCTCCACCTCAACCCTGTGCGATCGCCCAATCGAGTCATGTTTGCTTTCACGTTACTTATTGATTTACAAGCAAGGATTTGACAGGCTCAACCCAACCTACAGCGAAAGGCGATCGCACTCCTTCGTGCTCTGCGAAGACTCCGCCTCAAGCAAGCGGTAAAGCTGCATCGGAGCGGTAGATTGCGACATTAGGTTAATGCTGGATAAGACCGACAGAGAGGATATTATCAGCAAAAGTGACAAATAACACCCCTGATTTCCAGGATTAACTATCAGAAGCGATGGATAACACCCAAGAACCCGGACTTAACCTGCAAAGTTTCTGTTTAATTCCTTAAAACTAGGATGTTGTCCAACAGATATGATGGATAATCCTCGAAGGTAAAGGTATTATCCAGCATATCTGCGGTTGAATACATAGCTATATTTTTTTGGCATCAAATGTGCCAACAGCAACAATTGGAGAAAACAGATGTGGGATGAAAGATACAGTGCCCAAGAGTACGCATATGGCACAAACCCGAACAAGTTTTTGGAAGCAAACGTCAGCAGTATTCCAAAAGGTAAAGTTCTGAGCTTGGCGGAAGGAGAAGGGCGGAATGCCGTTTTCCTTGCGAAACAGGGTTATTCTGTAACCGCTGTAGATGCTTCTTTAGTTGGTTTGAATAAGGCCAGAAAGTTGACCGAAGAGAATGGGGTGATTGTTGAGTTTATTCATACTGACTTAGCAGAGTATGATTTAGGCGAAAATAAATGGGACGGAATTGTGTCTATATTTTGTCCATTGCCTTCTTCCATAAGAAAACAACTTCATAAAAAAGTTGAAGCAGGGTTAAAGCAAAACGGTGTTTTTCTGCTTGAGGCTTATACACCCGATCAG includes:
- a CDS encoding class I SAM-dependent methyltransferase: MWDERYSAQEYAYGTNPNKFLEANVSSIPKGKVLSLAEGEGRNAVFLAKQGYSVTAVDASLVGLNKARKLTEENGVIVEFIHTDLAEYDLGENKWDGIVSIFCPLPSSIRKQLHKKVEAGLKQNGVFLLEAYTPDQLKHGTGGGNSVDVMQSKESLSLELAGLKFRHLIELERDVVEGIYHTGIGAVVQAIASKEI
- a CDS encoding GAF domain-containing protein, whose product is MIRFPGIKVLAQIYESDNSVVYRGIREQDHKAVILKVLKQDYPTPSELTRYKQEYEITRNLNIEGVVKAYALETYQRTLVIILEDFGASSLRQLFKDSVDAGHILSLAKFLNLAIQTAEILGAIHAANIIHKDINPANIVFNPETEIIKIIDFGISTQLTRENPTLKNPNVLEGTLVYMSPEQTGRMNRSLDYRTDFYSLGVTFYALLTGQLPFESTDALELVHYHIAKQPIPPHLLGGGEEERGRRGEPCPKAISDIVMKLMAKTAEERYQSAWGLKADLEECLFQLQANGTIADFPLGSKDISDKFQIPQKLYGRESEVKTFLTAFDRVSQGTTEMMLVAGYSGIGKSVLVAEVHKPITQKRGYFISGKFDQFQRNIPYLAVVSAFQGLMRQLLTESEAQLNLWREKLLAAFGSNGQVIIEVIPEVELIIGKQPPVPELSPAESQNRFNLVFQNFIRAFCAKEHPLVIFLDDLQWADSATLKLIELMMTDTDTEYLFLIGAYRDNEVNPTHPLMITLEGLRNLGATVNFITLTPLNSQHINQLIADTLHRDTSSVKPLAELVVHKTGGNPFFVYEFLKTLYAENLITFYFERHGWQWDISTIEAQGITDNVVELMIGKLKKLPLVTQQVLQLAACVGADFDLNILSIISEKSTAEVFKDLTAAVQSGLILPTSELDEELLIQNYKFLHDRVQQAAYSLIDEKHKQEIHLKIGRLLLNKFEKHELEERIFDIVNHLNTGQALLSDKWEKEQLARLNLIAGRKAKLSSAYKPALIYITNGIKLLPPNSWEEDYQGTFSYHLEKGEIEYLTASWDEALLTFDEALEHIDNLLDRCKVNEYKVTLYRMKNDLESSLYLGVQTLELLGIKLKAFPEEDELIAEVNQANETIAARKIENFIDLPEMQDPEKLAAMVLLRECVPPAYFLGSRLLFILGIKMIELSLTYGNSPHSSVGYIYYSLTLAFVAQDFETAYKFGNLALRLNDDQYQMKRYEALILNMWGGFVSHYTEPLDRSKEHLMRGYYSGVENGAYQWAGYCAINFLFMCFWGTDSLKELSEKIDKIIPGLKKVDPNMVQYYYAVKATIYNLIEPVEDWSVLDESLWPNAKEIIKSCLEKNDLFTVFIEIACKLSLANWYSDSEKAIDYANAAEKYLIGATGIFINPAFHFHQCLALSVGYDDADGEKQAQYVEKIKSNLEKFKLWSQHSPSTYLHQRLLIEAELARITGKTLEAQDLYDQAISSARENKFLQNEALASELAAKFWLGKGKEEIAQLYMKKAHYGYQRWGAQRKVEDLEAKYPQLRRKLSATKSINSTHRTTTNSTSGSQSGEALDLATFMKASQAISSEIVLDKLLTSLMRIIIENAGAQCGYLILEIEGKLRIKASGSVSSDIITVLQSTPIESVGAQGVAPLPVSIINYVARTCKSVVLNDAANDPKFAHSPYIKVHKPKSILCFPLQHQGKLAGIIYLENNLTTEAFTSDRVELLNLLSSQAAISIENARLYNNLTELNQAFERFVPRQFLQILDKKSIIDVKLGDQVQQEMSVLFSDIRDFTTLSESMNPQDNFKFINSYLSHMEPAITETQGFIDKYIGDAIMALFSGEADNAVKAGIDMLRRLAEYNQHRIASGYVPIKIGIGINTGSLILGTVGGKNRMDSTVISDAVNLASRIESLTKQYGISMLISHQTFQSLPDSNQFAIRLIDRVKVKGKSKAVSIFEVFDADPPETYEGKVATRTLFEEALILYHLQKLRDAERLFAECLRRNPTDKAAQIYQQRCTQRDRD
- a CDS encoding tetratricopeptide repeat-containing protein → MGNLRNVYTSLGNSVKAIEYHQQSLTIARNVHNCQNWRSQHD